The genome window ATGTCCTTATATCTGCAGTTGAGCACAATAGGACACATCAATCTACATGAAAAAGGTGACCACATATCTTTTAGTCAGAATTAAATAATGAGTTCTCTGGAGCTCATGAACCAGCATAATCCACTTAACCTTGCGAGGACAATACAAAAAAGTAAGAGGAAAATAAAGAATTGAGTTATACTCTTAGTTACACTTGGAACTCTAATAAAAGTGATTCATTAGCTAAACAAATAGCTGACAgaaacaaaataaaagcaaaagcAAAAATCAGGAGGAGCTAACAAGTGACAAGTACTAACTAAAAACCTTTCCAACTATATACTGCTTCAAGATGAGATGTCCAATTTCATAAACACAAACTTCAAGCAACTAAATACTTCAGAGGAAGCAACAAATCAGGCTTTTCAGGTAAGTAACTAGGTACGATAAAATATAGTCCAGTCGATCTCAAAAAATCCAAGAGTAGGTAAATGTGGATCAGAAGAGTCTGACTCAAAGCGACAGGAAATCAAAGAGTTGTGCTCCTTTATCTTGAGAAATTGTTAGCAATAAAGCAAGGCATTATATTGGAGGAATTGCAAACAGGCAGCTCAAGTCTTTATTTCAAGTAAAGCTCAAGTCTATATATCTTGAATTAGTTTGAGGGGAAAAAAGGCTTATAAGTGCATATGCAAAGCAttgggctttcataccgaaaggcAAAGAAAAAGCACAGAGACGCTGACTTAAGGCAAATGGCAGTATAAAGATGGACGACCTGTAAAATCTGCTCCAAGAACCTCACAAGAGCGCTGCACTTGCTCAATGCATGGAGAGAACGAGCACAATACACCGTCTTGCTTCAGCATTCTTCGAACAGATGGCAACGCTAACCAAGGTTGGGGGAGATCAAGGAACACTGAATCGGCAGCCCCACAAAATTCATCAGGAAAACCTTCACCTTGAATGTCTCGAACTGTGACTGCAATCAAGCTGCTCATCCCATTCCTCTCAAAGTCTTCCCTGCAGAGGCGAAAAAGCCAAAATTAGAACTTATAAGAGTTTATCAAAATACCATGTGAATATCGAAGTGTGGATACAAAGGGGTTTGCAAAAATATCATGATCCTCGAGCATGTTAAAAACCATTCTATACAGCGCGCGAGTGTTACGCAGGATAAAAAAAACAGATATGATTTCACAAATGGTGTTACCTTTCGGATAAAGAAACAATGAACAACTTCAGGGTCTTTCGGAGTAGCCAACACAAACGCAACCCACTAAAAAATAGTGACCTTTTGACAATACAATGCAGGATTAGATAGCTTACCTAGCCAAGGAAGCTCTTTGTTCGTGGAAGTCGAATGTGTAAACATGGCCAGAAGGCGCCACAGCTCTAGCAAGAGAGGTGGTGAGAGATCCGCTCCCCGTGCCAGACTCGAGAACCACGCAGCCGGGGACAACTTCCAGGTACGAAATCACAAAGCTAATATCCGCGAGGTACAAAATCTGAGTTCGGTGGCTCAAAACCAAGGTCCATAGCTCCGGCGTGGGGGCTAACAGATGCACGAACCCGCCCTTGTTGCTCAACACCTTGGTCCCGAACGGCTTCCCTATCCAATCCGAGTGCTTGAAGACCCCAAACCTGTTCTGGAAGTCCGAGCCGTTCTGCACTCTGACGGCCTTTACCTTGTCGTACCTCTCGTACACGATAACCAGATCCCCGTCGCAGATGCGGCGCTCGAGGGAGCTCCGCTTCGACGGATCGATGGACAACATGATGGCGGCGGTGTGAAGGCTGTCTCAACGGGAATGCTCGGAGAACACAGAGCAGGGGTGGAGAGCGAGGAGGGTCGTGAGATGGGTCGGTTAGGGTTTGGGATTTAAGACGGCCCCGACCGAGGGAAGCAGGTCGGCAGGGAATTTTACCAGGGTCAGGGCTCGAGTGAATTGGAGTTGAACCGGGTTCGGATTGGATCGGACAGAACTCGAGTGAATTAGAGTTAAACCGGGTTCGGATTGATCGGTTGGCTTGAACCGAACCCTAACAATTTCACGTTAACTTTTACCATTATATTGTTGTCAGAATTAGTTTCTAGATTTTCGTAGTTTATTAATTATCTGTAATGTTCTCTTGCACTGAGACGTATACTTGTGTCTCAACAGAGACCTATAAATAATACCATGTTACTAAAAACATTTTTTATATGGGATTCTGGTTAAATAGTTGTTATCATTTTACCATGATATTTATTAGTCACAAATTTAAGGTTTtacatacattatatatatatatatatatatatatattttttttttttgtagcatCTTGATGCATATACGATGTTTTCATTTCCAAACATGCATCGTAGGATCGAAACTAAGAGATTATCTAACTTAGCTCTTTGATGATCACACAACAATGTCATAAAAGAACAGTATGAACAATGTCAAACAATAATAGGTTCTTCATCCGCTAATTGAATGAAAACAAGGAATTAAATTAATCTCTGAGGCAAACATATAATAGTGATATGGAACTCACTACACTTATATTCCACTAGATCTAAATCACATGTGTTTTTTTATCTCATCAACACACATACGCTGCAAAATCATGGCAAGAAAAGAGGATCCAATGACGACAACCATAGATAATACATGAAAATATTAGACCTTAGTTCAAGCAACCAAAAATGTGTAGAGTCTTTGACTAAAAACAGgcattcatatattaaaaaaaaagatgggaAGAATACACTAATACTGAGAATTAGAAGCCTTTTAATAGGAAACTTGTGTTGGACAAACATGGAGAGCTGAAAATTTTAGCAATTCAACTCTTTATTTAAGAACTAAATATCATAAATTTTCAGAATCCGATATTGCTCATAAACTATTTTTATCTTTCATAAAATACCAATAAACATATCATCAGCTAATAAGAATTTGAGAGGGTAGTGAATCTCAGTAATTCTCTCTCTTGAAAAAAATCAAGTTCAAGAAGTTGTACTAAAGCAACAAGGTAGATTAGcaaactaaaatattaaagatatataCAAGCATGTACTTAATTTTAGAGGTCTCCTCATCGAggaattatattaaatatttggtGTCTATATGAAGCATAATTTTTATATGACAATTGcaatttaataaaaaatgtaCAACCCTCTTCACACACTTGAATAAGCTAAAAAAACCTGTAGTCCAagtaaatagaaatacaaacctatTGTTCCAAATACATGAAAAGGGTACCCCACAAGAGTGAAATCTACAGATTAAACTATCTGAACTCTGAACAACATTTCTGAGGCACTTGAATGCATACCAACTGACGAGAACATGAAAAGTAAAAACCTATAGAGAAGCACGCAATTGagtatcaaagaaaaagaaaatgagaagGCACAAAAATGGAGATACCAAATTTAACACCAAAGCATAAGAACAACTTTGTAACAAACAGTAGAAGTTATTATAAGTTCCAAAGAATTATCACAAAATTTGGTGCTAATTCAATGATCAAAGGATGGAAAGAcacattatttatcatgtgtaTGACAGTTTGTACACTTAGGCTACAGAAAAAATATCCTTAAAATCCTTCACTCAAGAACAGCCCATAGCATATGAC of Musa acuminata AAA Group cultivar baxijiao chromosome BXJ2-3, Cavendish_Baxijiao_AAA, whole genome shotgun sequence contains these proteins:
- the LOC135607104 gene encoding uncharacterized protein LOC135607104; the encoded protein is MLSIDPSKRSSLERRICDGDLVIVYERYDKVKAVRVQNGSDFQNRFGVFKHSDWIGKPFGTKVLSNKGGFVHLLAPTPELWTLVLSHRTQILYLADISFVISYLEVVPGCVVLESGTGSGSLTTSLARAVAPSGHVYTFDFHEQRASLAREDFERNGMSSLIAVTVRDIQGEGFPDEFCGAADSVFLDLPQPWLALPSVRRMLKQDGVLCSFSPCIEQVQRSCEVLGADFTDIRTFEVLLRSYEVREERMTGTEGVQDSPVGSLPRKRRQCISHDVNNDSKEITTTTSTIIARPCRETRGHTGYLTFARLACS